A stretch of DNA from Candidatus Methylacidithermus pantelleriae:
GATCGTGGTTGTTCAACGAGGCTTTTTTCGCGCCGGAGTCGAGCTGATCGAAGTCGACCCGGTCCACACGTCTGTGAACGGAGCGGTCAACCACGCGTGCCGTCATGGCATCGGTTCTTACCAGGTCGCGGTCTTCTGCGCTTGTCCTCGGAGAGAATGGGGTCTCTCTGAACGCCTATCCGTGGCAGAGAGAGTCGTGGCCACTCGGATAGAAGTGATTTCACCTTCGCCCTAGCCGGAAGCAACCGAACCAAACATCTATGGTCGTTTCTATCGCAGGTGTCCGGAAGAGACTCAAAGTGGCGCATGGGGCGCATGCCCGGCCGAAGGGCAATCGGCTGGCTGCCGCGCCTTTGTCCGAGAAAACGTGGACATGGGCGCTACCTGGGCTCTGTCGGTGAAAGCCGGGCATGCGAATCGTGAGCAGCACTGTTGGGCCGGTGTCCCGGGCAATCTTCCCTGGGAGGGGAATTGTTCTCCATGGTTTTAGGAAGGGTGCTCCACAGCGCTGTTCTATGTCGAGACTAAGGATCTTCCATAGACTCTCCGCAAAGAAGGTAGCGATTAAAATCGCGGGAGGAATTGGGGGCGTGTGTGGAGCGGACCATGGGGTGGAGAATGTGGTGCGCGATCGAGATGCTCACCAACCGGAATGGCGTCGATCCAACGCCCTACCAGCTAATCTGGTGTCCAAAGGTTTGGTGCGATGTCTTGACCGTAGCGGTGGCTAGGGAAACGGGAGGGATACTGGATGGGATCTGCGCTGAACGTGGCTAGGCGGCGATCTCCCCGCAGATCCAGCCGCATGACATTCATCTTTTTGTCGGCATTCTGGTCACCATCGCCGTGTGGCCGATGCCGGTAAGGTGGTTAGGGTCGTCATGGCGAGGCGGCGGTTCCAGCGTATCCCCAAGCTACAGAAGCGGCAGTAAGGCGGTCAGCGTGGCTGCCGTCATACTACGGCGGCACAGCGGGCAATCTCAGTGCCGCGATCGTCTGCCGCTCTGTCGAAGGTTGTCAGCATGTCACCCGAAGCCCATGAGTCATGATGCCCACGGCGTCGATCCAACAGGATAGTACGGCGGAGCACGCAAGACCGCTTACTCTACCCTGCTCGGTCTACGCCAGTGCTTGCAACCGGCTCGTTCCCGGTGCGTGCGATACTACGTCTGGAATAGGGTAGTCCTGCACCAGGATACCGACCCCACGTTGCGCTAGGCAACGCCGTTGGGTGCCCAGATGTGCTCCAACACCATCTTTCAGGCTGTGCAAGGCCTACAGGGAAAAGAAGGCATGGGGACACATCAGGAAGGATCCCGCCCACTCCGGCCATCCGCTTCGACCATGCCACGTGCACTTCGACAAGGGCAGCTGTAAGCACGCCTAATGTTGGGAGCTGGGCAGAGGCAACCATCTCTATGCTCTACAAGAAAGCTTGAGACTTGAATCGCGGATTGTTTACTCTTTTGGGATCCTCTTTTAGGGAGTACCTGGCTTGTGTCTTTGGAAAAAAGATTCCTTGCCCAAACGGGGGGCGCGTTGCAGAAAGTCTCTTTTTTGGGGGCGGAGGGATACAATTGTCCGGTGGGATGGCTAAAAAAGGTCTGGTGTCTGCCGTTGCTGAAATCCGGTCTTTTTCGACAGCCGGGGACGTATCTATTCTGGATCTTTCTCGCTAGCGCTCCAAAGATCCGGGTGGGCGCTCTCGGTTTTCAGAATTTTGAGCCAGGTCTTTACGTCTACCTAGGGAGTGCTCGGGGTGGGCTGGGAAAACGCCTCGCGTGCCACTTGAAAGACACTCCCAGGTGCCACTGGCACGTGGACCGGTTACGGAGGGTCGGCAAGCCAGTGAGCTTTTGGGTTTTTCCTGGAGTGCTGGGTGAGTGCCTTTGGGCCAGGCAACTTTGTCAACTCGAGGTCCTTTTGCCTAGTATTCCCCGTTTTGGGGCGACGGGTTGTCGATGCCCGACGCATCTTTTCTTTTGGCCTAGCCAGCCAGTCGATGAACCAAGTCCCCTTCGCTAGCCTGGGCACAGTCGTTTCAGCGAGGAAAGTGGATCCACCGGAGGGTTTTTGGCGGCGGGTGTCCAAAACAGATCGTGGGACAAGGTCGCGCCGGAGGCAAAGCTCCCCCTTTGGGTGGTAACCGCAGCCGGGACTCGACGAAAGCCATAGGCAAAGGTTAGCTTGCGTAACGATTTTCGCTGTCGGCAATTGTTTTTTGGGTCATAACAAGGAAGCGGATGGATACAGACGAGAAAATTGCCCGCGCTTGTAGACCGAGGCCGATTCCGGAGGTAGCGCGGGAGAAACTTGGCCTTCGTCCTGAGGATCTCGAGCTTCACGGGCCTTACATGGCCAAGCTTTCCTTGCCACTTTTGCGGAGACTAGAGAGTCGGCCTCGCGGCAAGCTCATTCTTGTCACGGCCATGAGTCCCACGCCCTTTGGCGAGGGTAAAACTACAACCGCCATAGGTCTGGTTGACGCTTTGCAACGACTTGGCCAGCGCGCGATTCTTTCCCTACGAGAGCCTTCAGTAGGTCCGGTTTTTGGAGTGAAAGGAGGGGCAACCGGTGGAGGAAAAGCTCAGGTCATTCCGCGAGAGGAAATTAATCTAAACTTCACTGGGGATTTTGGTGCGATCGCTCTGGCCCATAATCTTTTGGCCGCTCTTTTGGACAACCATCTCTATCATGGAAACCAATTAGAGATCGTCCCCTGGGAAATTGGATGGCGTAGGGTCGTAGACGTAAACGACCGTGCGCTCCGGCAGATTGTCGTCGGCCTAGAGACAGGAAGCGTTGTTCGCCGCGATGCGTTTGACATCGTAGCTGCTTCAGAAGTGATGGCGATCCTCTGCTTAGCGCGGTCGCTGGCCGAACTAAAGGAACGCCTTGGGAACATTGTGGTTGCGTGGGCTCGAGGGGATCGGCTCGTTCGAGCACGCGATCTGGGTGCGGCCGGGGCCATGACGGCTTTGCTTCGGGATGCCTTCAAGCCAAACCTGGTTCAAACCTTGGAGGGAAACCCGGCTCTGGTTCACGGAGGCCCATTTGGGAACATTGCCCACGGATGTAGCTCGCTGGTCGCAACAGAGGCTGGCCTTCGGCTAGCCGATTATGTGGTAACCGAGGCAGGGTTTGGAAGTGACCTTGGGGCTGAAAAATTCATCCACATCAAATGCCGCAGAGGTGGCCTGCAACCTTCTGCAGCCGTCATTGTGGCCACGCTTCGCTCGATCAAGTATCATGGTGGTTGTCCTGTGGGGTCAGTGCACCAGCCCAATGCGAAGGCGCTAGCGGCGGGTGTGGAGAATCTGCACCGGCATGTGCAAAACGTTTGGGATGGTTTTGGGCTCCCGTGTGTCGTCTGTGTCAATCGATTCTCGCAAGACAGCGAAGGGGAACTTGCTTGGCTCCAAAACGAGGTGAAAGCCTGGGGGGTTCCGCTGGTAACGAGCACTCATTGGGCGGACGGCTCGGCCGGGGCCGTGGACCTAGCCGAAGCCGTCATGGGACTGGTCAAAGACCGAACCCCGCCTCAACTCCGATTCGTATACGAATCGCACTGGCCTCTTTTACGAAAACTAGAAGCGATCGCAGTACGGATTTATAGAGCCAGTGATGTGGAGGTTGCACCAAAAGCCAGAAAAGAAATCGAGCGATTGGAAAGAAGAGGTTTTGGCTCGCTGGATATCTGCGTGGCCAAAACCCAGTACTCTTTTACAGCCGATCCTCGACGCGTCGGCGCGCCGGAGGGGTTTGTACTTCCTCTTCGAGAAGTGCGCTTGGCCGCAGGGGCGGGGTTTGTGGTGATGATTTGCGGGGAGACTTTAACTATGCCGGGTTTGCAACGAGATCCGGCGGCTGCCCAGGTGGACGTAGATGAGGAGGGCAACATTTACGGAATCCGGTAAACGACTAGTTGGAATGCCGGGGAAAGACCGTTGCGGTCTCGTGTCGGAGAAGCTGGGAACATGGTTGTGACGGGATCGGATAGAAGACCCTCAAGGTTTTGACATGTCTTAAGGCTAGGGTAGAAAAACAGCATGCCTTACGTACTCATCCAGACCGACGTAAAACTCGATCCAGTCCACCAGAAGCAAGCCTTGAACAAAATATCGCAACGGGTTGCGAAAACCCTCGGAAAACCGGCCAAGTATATGATGTGTGCCTTAGCGCCGCTAGAAGCCATTTCCTTTGGGGAGACGGAAGGAAAAAGCGCTTTTGTGGAAGTTATGGCGATCGGTCTTCCCAGAGAAAAGATTCAAGAACTGGCAACCGGCATTTGCGAGTTGGTCGCTGAGTCGTTTTGCTTGGAGCCTTCGCGAGTATACGTGGTTTTTCGAGACGTTTTGGCGACCCATTGGGCGTGGAACGGAAAAACCTTTGGATGATCGGCGAAATTCCCAAGCCATCACGTTTCCGCAAGCTCTTGGCCACCTCTGTTCGCCTTTAGCTTTGAGCATGGGAAGAGGAGCTAGGCGACGGGCTTTGACCGTCAAAAGGTTTCCTCCTTTTTGCAAGTATGGGTGATGCCGATGTGTCTCGGGGCTGGTTAGGGAGATGATTCGTTGCTTCTGGTCATGCCAGACAGTTGGTTGCCCTTTTGGACGGTGAGCCTATAACATGTACTTCCTAAACGGCAGATTAGCGATGGAGCCTTTTTCATTGACCGTCCGCAAGAGAAAAGCCTTGATTTCCATGGCGGGAGAAATGGCGGCCGGTTGGAGTGCCCTATGGGGTGTAGAGTGTGGTTTATGATCGAGATGATCGGTAACCGGAATGGCATCTCGATCCAATGGCCTACCAAGGGATCTGGTGTCCGAAGGATGGGCGTGACGTGTTGACCGGAGCGGTGGCTAACCAAACGGGAGCGATAGTGGATGCGATCTACGCCGAAGCTGGGTAGCCTGTGATCTCCCGGGAGATCCAGCCGGATGACATTAACCTTTTTGTGGGCGTTCCGCCTGGTATCGCCGTGGCCGATGTCGTCAAGCTGCTCAAGGCCATCACGGCCAGGCGGCGCTTCCACCGTTTCGTTGAGCCGAAGAAGCGGCCGTGGGGCACCGAGCTGTGGTCGCCGTCGTAGTCCGTCGGCACGGCGGGCAATGAGAGGGCCAAGACCATCCGCCGTTCCACCGAGGGTTCTTAGCGTGTCACTGGACGAAGGCGATGAGTTATGATGGGGACAGCGTCGATCCAACGGGATGTTGCTGCGGAAGAAGCAAAATCGCCTACTACACTCTACTCGGCCTGCGCCGACGCTTGCAACCGGCTCAATCCCGTGGTGTGCCAGCGTAGCGTCTCGAACAGCGTAGCCCTGCATTAGGGGGTCTACATCCTGCTGGGCTATCGTAACTTCTTCAGGTTTTTGACTTTTGTAGTTCCCAGTCAAGGACTTATGGAAAACTGTGTAGGGTCGATATGGGAAGAGATTGTGCATAGCTAATTTTTGCATGGAAAAATGATAGATGTTGTAAGTTGTAGGCATTCATCTCCAGTAGGTCCGTACTGATCGCAACGGCACGGTGTACGAGCAGGTGGGGGTGGGGGTCAGCCGTCCTACGCGGTGGGGAGAAAGGTGAAGACAAGGAATTGGGCCAAAATGAGAGGCGGCTCCCGGTCCAAACGCAAGAGATTGTCCGGACAAGCTTGAAAGGGTGGAAGCTTGTCGCCCTGGAGGGCGTACAGGCGGGGGTGCCCTAAAGATGTTGGGGGTTAAGGGTATGGGAAGAGGTGTCGTGAAGGTGGCGTCTAGAGGAAATGCTTGCAGGAGTGAGATCGGAGCGAGCGGAAGCACCGGTTCATTAAAGCGATCGCTTTTGCGGCGGATTTTTTTCCCTCTTCGAAGTGTGCGTTGTGGGAGAAAGCAAGGCGAACGCTTTTGGGGCAATTATGCGGGGGGAAGAAAAGGGATTTGAAGGAAAAGGACCTACACCTGGCCGATGGATGCGTGAAACGAGGTACGGAGGTGGGTGGAAAAGAAGTTCTATCGCGCGGATTCCCCTGCGGGCAACGACTCTTCTGCTTTATGATCTACCCCGTGTGTACTTTGAGGGGAGAGGGAGGAATGGACACTGGCCTATGATGGAGAGAGCCGGGATCAGCGAGGCGATCGGCGTCAAGTCCTTCTTCTCGATTGCGGTCCATGCTTAAGGAGTTCCGATTTTCTCGTAAAAATTTTGCAGGGAAACCGAGGGATTCGAAGACGCTTGTGGAGTTGCTTGTGACACTCCAACAGCGGTTGGGGGTTCAAGAAAGAACCTTTGTTTTTGATGAAGGAAGGAAAAAGCCAGCCGAACTTGGAAGCGCTGAAAGTAGAGATGGCTTGCATATCTCACTTGAGCTAAGAGAGGCCAAGCTGCAAGAACGATTGTCGGGGTTTTCCCAAAAGATCGGCAGCTTTGGTCTACCGAGCGGAGCCAAGTGATCGAAGTGGGAGGCAATGGAGTTTGATCTGTGATTGCCCGAGGAAAGTGGCCTAGGCCTTGACCGATCGGGCCCGGCGGGAAAACAGGGCGGCTTCTGCCAAGGAGATATTGACGGAGATTCCCCAAAACGGTCACGCAAGAAGCCCATTTGCTTAAACTGGGCAGCCAGGTCGGTTGGAGCGCTCTTTTGCCTCCAAGCCCATAAATATTTTGGAGCACGGGGTCGACCCTCAAGGGCCGCTTCTTGTGGAAACGTAAAGAGAGGAGCGGATCCCACCAGAGGAAGCAATCGATGGCTGGGATCTCATGCAGTCCGATCGCTCCCCGGCGGAAGCTTTCCACGCAGAGGCCCCCCACTCATGAGATCAGCGACTGGCCGAGGTTTTTACCGGCGGTTTTTCCCCAGCTCAAAAGCTCCACGAAAGTCTGTCCCGTGTATCACTTTCCGGGTGGGGACCCGAGTCTGCAGTGAGATCCGGATCTTTTCGCAGGTCTACGGGCTCACCGCTCGCCTCCGAGCCCAATGGATTTGGAAAAGCTTCCACGGAAGAAAACCCCCGAACCCCTCTTCGTTGTGTTTAAGTTATCCCCGTAGCGGGGCTTTTGTCCGAAGGCAAATGGTAGCGCCGAATGCTTTGCGAAATACGCATAGAAGCAAACGGACTATTCCAAAAAATGGATCTGCTTCCTCTTGTTTCTCACGGGCCCAAGTGGGTCAGGTAGGCAGGACGAAACCATTCACTCGTTCGGCTACAGGAATGTACCTTCAAACAGTGTCGAAGTTAAGCTAGCCAACACCATTGGGCGCCCAGAGGTGTAGCAACGCGATTTTTATGGTGTGCAAGGCCTAGAGGGCAGAGAAGACATGGGGACCCATCAGAAAGGACGGCCCGCTCCGGGCCATCCGGTTCGACCATGCCAGCGTGCCCTTCGACAAGCGCACGTACACCACGAAGGGTGAAAGTGTGTTGCTCTATACGATCGATGGACGCATCAGCATCTGGCTGTGTGTGGGCAAGTAGCCAAAGCGCATCCTTGCCCCCGGTCGGGTGAAGGAAGCGGAACAGGTCTTTCGCGACAGGACATGGTATCTTAAGCTCGTCGTCGAGACGGAAGAAAGGCAAGCTCTGGCGTCCGGCAGCGTGGTGGGCGTGGTGTAGGGGAAAAGAACCTCGCCGCCATAAGCACAGGCAAAATCTTTGGCGGCGGAAAATTGCGCCACAAGCCCGACCGCTCTCTTGGCGTGCGTCGCTGTCTTCCCTGGAACGGCAGCCAGAGTGCTAGAGGGAAGGCTGCGGCTGGTCTCCGGTAAAAGGATTTGGCGCGTTCGGCACATCCATTCCGAAACGACTAGAAGCATCGTCCAGGGCCACATCGAGGCGGGGTCGACAGGATCGGGATGGACGACCTCACGCAGATCCGCGACCGGAGGAAGGCCGGCAAGCGCGTGTGCGCCCGTTGGCACCGCAGGGGTGGCGGCAGCTGCAGTCCTTCGTCGAGTATAAGGCAAGCACCGCGGGCATCGAGGTCGAGTACGTCGATCGAACCTACACTAGTCAGAGCTGTTTGCGGTATGAAGGTCTGGGGAGACGTTCGGCACATGGTTTCGAGTGCCCTCTCAGCGCGCACAGCGAAGTGAACTCAAGTCGGAATTTTGGCACGATTGGCGAAGCCGCGCATTGGCCAAGGGCGGCCGTAGAGACACCTGATGTTGAGAGCATGGGAAGGGAAAGGTCAGCCATATCTTGCGCTCTACAAGAAGGCGTGCGACTTCCGTCGCGGGTTGTTTACGGCGGAGCAAGTCACGAGGGGTGCCAGAAAGAGAAAT
This window harbors:
- a CDS encoding phenylpyruvate tautomerase MIF-related protein, which translates into the protein MPYVLIQTDVKLDPVHQKQALNKISQRVAKTLGKPAKYMMCALAPLEAISFGETEGKSAFVEVMAIGLPREKIQELATGICELVAESFCLEPSRVYVVFRDVLATHWAWNGKTFG
- a CDS encoding formate--tetrahydrofolate ligase; this encodes MDTDEKIARACRPRPIPEVAREKLGLRPEDLELHGPYMAKLSLPLLRRLESRPRGKLILVTAMSPTPFGEGKTTTAIGLVDALQRLGQRAILSLREPSVGPVFGVKGGATGGGKAQVIPREEINLNFTGDFGAIALAHNLLAALLDNHLYHGNQLEIVPWEIGWRRVVDVNDRALRQIVVGLETGSVVRRDAFDIVAASEVMAILCLARSLAELKERLGNIVVAWARGDRLVRARDLGAAGAMTALLRDAFKPNLVQTLEGNPALVHGGPFGNIAHGCSSLVATEAGLRLADYVVTEAGFGSDLGAEKFIHIKCRRGGLQPSAAVIVATLRSIKYHGGCPVGSVHQPNAKALAAGVENLHRHVQNVWDGFGLPCVVCVNRFSQDSEGELAWLQNEVKAWGVPLVTSTHWADGSAGAVDLAEAVMGLVKDRTPPQLRFVYESHWPLLRKLEAIAVRIYRASDVEVAPKARKEIERLERRGFGSLDICVAKTQYSFTADPRRVGAPEGFVLPLREVRLAAGAGFVVMICGETLTMPGLQRDPAAAQVDVDEEGNIYGIR
- a CDS encoding zinc ribbon domain-containing protein gives rise to the protein MRPLAPQGWRQLQSFVEYKASTAGIEVEYVDRTYTSQSCLRYEGLGRRSAHGFECPLSAHSEVNSSRNFGTIGEAAHWPRAAVETPDVESMGRERSAISCALQEGVRLPSRVVYGGASHEGCQKEK
- a CDS encoding transposase, translated to MISREIQPDDINLFVGVPPGIAVADVVKLLKAITARRRFHRFVEPKKRPWGTELWSPS
- a CDS encoding GIY-YIG nuclease family protein, translated to MLKSGLFRQPGTYLFWIFLASAPKIRVGALGFQNFEPGLYVYLGSARGGLGKRLACHLKDTPRCHWHVDRLRRVGKPVSFWVFPGVLGECLWARQLCQLEVLLPSIPRFGATGCRCPTHLFFWPSQPVDEPSPLR